A window of Herpetosiphonaceae bacterium genomic DNA:
TTCGCCGCTGCCGTCGCGATCAGCTCGAAGACGCTGATCCGCGTTGCGGTGGGCAATGGCTCGCGGCACATCCTGAACCCGTCCAACTTCGGCATCACGATCACCCTGCTCTGCTTCCCGTGGGTCAGTATCTCGCCGCCCTACCAGTTCACGGAAAATCTGGCCGGCCTGGTTGATTGGCTCTTACCGGCGCTTATTATCATGACCGGCTCCATGCTGAACGCCAAATTCACCCGTCGGCTGCCGCTGATCGCGGCCTGGCTGAGTGGCTTCGCAGCACAGGCGCTGGTACGCAACCTGATCTTTGGCACGGCGTTTCAAGCGTCGCTTGGGCCGATGACCGGCGTGGCATTTATTCTCTTCACCTTTTACATGGTGACTGATCCGGCAACAACGCCGAGCAGCGCACGAGGACAGATCGTGTTCGGCCTTGCCATCGCCACATTCTATGGCCTGCTGATGACACTGCATATCGTCTTCGGCCTGTTCTTCGCCCTAACAATCGTCTGCCTCGGTCGCGGGTTGATCCTGTACCTGAGCCAGCAGGTCCAGCAGTTCGCGGATCGCAAGGTTGCCGCACCGTCACTCGCCGTGGCGACCAGCAACGAGCAATAAGACGTGGGCTTGTGAGCGTCGGGCGTGGCGCTCGCAAGCCATATATGCTACAGCGCCCGCAGCATGATTCAAAAGTGTTTGATCTTCTAGGCATCTATCAGGAGGGCTTGTATGTCGTTAATCAGGGTTCCCAGTATTGCCTTCACCACGTATATCGACGTGTTGCCAGATCAGGTGTATGCGATCCTGACCAGCAGCAAGGGCTGGGATACGTGGTTTACCTACAGAACCCGGATCGACCCACAGGCAGGCGGCCAGATCCAGTTTTACTGGAAAGATTTCGGGCCATATCACCTGACGCTGCGGGCGAACGGGATTGTGCTTGAGGCCGAGCCAAACCGCAAGCTGATGTTCCAATGGATCGTCGCGAGCGTGCCGACGACTGTCACGATCATGCTGGAAGAGCTTGAAGGCGGCACGCTCGTGAAGCTGACTGAGGAAGGCCACACCGCGACGGATCAGGATCTGGCGGTATTAATCGACTCGGCTGCCGGCTGGGGCGAGGCACTCACACGCTTGAAATATTACCTGGAATACGGAGTAACCTACGGCGTCGTACCCCACGCGGTGGGCGCCAAGCCATCACTGACCGACCAGCGGGTGTTCAAGCGCGTGGTGGTGGTCTGATTCTCGTCGAGCGTCTGAGTTAATCGCAGCACGCCTGTCCAGAGCGCGCTGCCGGAGGCAACTATGCGTGCCTATGAGTATAGCCATATCGTGGGCTTTGAGGAAACCAATCTCGTCGGCAACGTGTACTACGCGAACTATATTCGTTGGCAAGGCCGCTGTCGTGAACTCTTCCTCCGCGATCACGCGCCCTCGGTGCTCAACGATCTTTCCCAGGGTCTTGCCCTGGTGACGACACGAGTCAACTGTGAATTTTTATCGGAGCTGTTCGCGCTGGATGAGATCGTGATTCGGATGCAGCTGGGAGCGCTGGTGCAAAACCGGGTCACGATGATCTTTGAATATTGGCGACGATCAAACGACGGCGAGCAGCTAGTAGCGCGCGGCGAGCAGCAGATTGCGTGTATGCGCCGCAGCGGCGAAACATTAGGTCCCGTGCCGGTGCCACACGCACTGCGCGAAGCATTACGGATGTATGAAGCGGCCTAGCGGGGCAGGGAGAAGATCAGCATGTCGGACATGACGTATCACCCGGAGCTGAAGCTATCGCTGCCGTCGCAACATTCCAGCTTCAGCGTAGCCATGCAGCCGCTCCAGCGCCAGCTTGCCTGGAGCATGGCGGCGATCTCGGCACTCGCCGGTCTTACGCTCGCGATCGGCAGCGGCGATGGCATGCCGGTCCACCTGGTTCAATCCTCGCTGGTCTTTGTCAGCCTGGGCCTGTGCTTCCTGATCTGGGGTTTCCACACGCTGGGTCTGCGTAGACTCTTTTAAGCAGCATGGTATAGCGCTAAAAAGAAGGTGATGACAATGGCGATTTATGAACAGAGTACCTCGTCATTCGGGCAAGGATGGATGCGAAGGTTGAACGGATCATGGCACAAGCCAGCCCTGATGGTCTTTCTGGTGATCGTGCTCGCGCACTGGGTAGAACATCTGGTGCAGGCGTATCAGGTGTACGGCATGCACTGGCACCGCAGCGTTGCCGGCGGCGCGCTTGGCCTCGTCTTTCCCTGGCTCGTCTCGTCGGAGTGGCTGCACTACGGCTATGCGATCGTCATGCTGATCGGCTTCATCCTGCTGCGTCCCGGCTTTGTAGGCCGTAGCCGCACCTGGTGGGACATCGCGCTCGTCATCCAGGTCTGGCACCACTTCGAGCATCTGCTGCTCCTGATCCAGGCCTTGACTCTCACTCCCTTCTTTGGCGCAGCGGCGCCCACAAGTCTTCTTCAGCTGGTCTTCCCACGCCTGGAGCTGCACCTGTTCTACAACGCCGTGGTGTTTGTGCCGATGGTGATCGCCATGCTCTACCACCGCTATCCCTCGGTAAAGGAGCTTGCATTGACGACCTGTAGCTGCGCCGTCCATCAAAGGCCGTACGTGTCGGCTCCATAGTAGCCGTCGGCCCGCGCATCTGCAACCGGCTGATCACCGGCCTAACCATCCGCTCCGACTGAGCCACCGGGAGCGTTCTGTCGCTGACGACGCTCCAGGCTTCGGCGCTCGATGCAGACGTACGAGCGTCCTGAGGATCGCTGTGCTCAAAAACGCCTTTGGGAACATCGGTTCGCTGAATAGAGAAGGAAAGCACCATGTTTGCTAACGCGCTGACCGCTCCTGTTTTCGATGGTGAAAGCACATCGGCACCTAACCTGGAACGTTTATCGTCAGGCTGCCGTGCGAATACCAAAGCTGCCCGCTGGGATGCCGTCCAGCGAGTGATTCGGGCAATGTACGAGCGATTGGACGAACCGCTTTCGTTGAAAGATATGGCGGATGTCGCCATGTTAAGCCCGTATCATCTTAACCGCATCTTCCGCAATATTACCGGGATTCCGCCGCGCCGGTTCCTGGCCGCGCTGCGCATCGAAGCGGCCAAGCGGCTCCTATTGACGACGGACCTGAGCGTGACGGAGGTCTGCTTTGAGGTCGGCTATAACAGCCAGGGAACCTTTACGACGCTCTTTACCCAGTTCGTCGGCGTGTCGCCGCGCCAGCTCCGGCGATTTGCCGATGACCACGCGCTGCTCGATGTCGAAGGCTTTGTCGAGTATGACGATCAGATCCTCGATCCGCTCCATGCTGGTCCTTGCGTGACCGGCCAGATCAGCACGACCGCCATGATCAACGGCCCGATCTTTGTCGGCCTCTTCTCGACGCCGGTTCCCCAGGGCAGACCGGCTGGCTGTATCTGCGCCACGCAGCTAGGAACATTCGCGATCCCGGATGTGCCGGACGGCCACTATTACGTTTGCGCCGTGGCATACCAGCAGCACGCCGATTCGCTGGAGTACCTGCTGCCCGATCAGTCGCTGTTGTATGTGGGTGCGACGCGAGACCCGCTGACCGTGAAAGACAGCCAGATTATTAAAGGCAGTGCCGATGTCAGGCTACGCCGGGCCAGCCTGATCGACCCGCCGATTCTAACGGCGCTCCCGTCGTTCATGGCGCAGCACACGCTGGCGAGTAGCATTGCCGCTGCCTGACCCGACTGAACGCAGTGATTGAATCACGTTCCTGAACGATGCTGCCGGTACCGCGCACCATGTGGGCGGTACCGGCAGCACCAGATCGAGCCGGGAGCCATGCTGAACGGTATATGATCGATCATTGGTCTGGCGGCGAAACTTGGCAAGTTCAAAGAAGATCGCATGCCGGATCTCCTCTATCATCCCTATCAACAGGTAAGTCCATCACCACTACTGAAGACAAACCCGCCACAAACGTTGGCGCGCGCTTACGCGCAGGAAGCAGGGGCGGTGAGAAGGGAAGTGCTGCGATGACAGTTGATCCACAAAACTTTCGCTCGACTATGAGCATGTGGGCCTCAGGCGTGGCGGTTGTGACGACGAGCGACGGTACGGTGCGAGCTGGATTGACCGTGAGCGCGTTTACGTCGCTCTCGCTCTCACCCACGCTGATCCTGGTCTGTATCGATCGCCAGAGCAGCAGCCTGGAAGTCATTCAGCGCACCGGGGTCTTCGCGGTCAATATTCTGGCCGAAGACCAGGCCGAGATTTCGCAGCGTTTTGCGTCGCGGCGGGTTCAGGATAAATTCGCGACCGAGCAGTGGCACAGAGAAGCTACGAGCGCGCCGATCCTTGACGGTGCGCTGGCCTGGCTGGACTGTGAGCTATGCTCGTGCTACGACGGCGGCGATCACCTGATTCTGATCGGACAG
This region includes:
- a CDS encoding helix-turn-helix transcriptional regulator, yielding MADVAMLSPYHLNRIFRNITGIPPRRFLAALRIEAAKRLLLTTDLSVTEVCFEVGYNSQGTFTTLFTQFVGVSPRQLRRFADDHALLDVEGFVEYDDQILDPLHAGPCVTGQISTTAMINGPIFVGLFSTPVPQGRPAGCICATQLGTFAIPDVPDGHYYVCAVAYQQHADSLEYLLPDQSLLYVGATRDPLTVKDSQIIKGSADVRLRRASLIDPPILTALPSFMAQHTLASSIAAA
- a CDS encoding enediyne biosynthesis protein UnbU, with the translated sequence MATQVLEDRSTRLAGLRRFAIAITILNVIGRLILGFEPSWAHLLVAIATTYTLELLYEVLNAWRDRRPVAFRGGIRNLVDFLLSAHIAACAVSMLLYPNDRLLPIVFAAAVAISSKTLIRVAVGNGSRHILNPSNFGITITLLCFPWVSISPPYQFTENLAGLVDWLLPALIIMTGSMLNAKFTRRLPLIAAWLSGFAAQALVRNLIFGTAFQASLGPMTGVAFILFTFYMVTDPATTPSSARGQIVFGLAIATFYGLLMTLHIVFGLFFALTIVCLGRGLILYLSQQVQQFADRKVAAPSLAVATSNEQ
- a CDS encoding SRPBCC domain-containing protein; translated protein: MSLIRVPSIAFTTYIDVLPDQVYAILTSSKGWDTWFTYRTRIDPQAGGQIQFYWKDFGPYHLTLRANGIVLEAEPNRKLMFQWIVASVPTTVTIMLEELEGGTLVKLTEEGHTATDQDLAVLIDSAAGWGEALTRLKYYLEYGVTYGVVPHAVGAKPSLTDQRVFKRVVVV
- a CDS encoding acyl-CoA thioesterase, with protein sequence MRAYEYSHIVGFEETNLVGNVYYANYIRWQGRCRELFLRDHAPSVLNDLSQGLALVTTRVNCEFLSELFALDEIVIRMQLGALVQNRVTMIFEYWRRSNDGEQLVARGEQQIACMRRSGETLGPVPVPHALREALRMYEAA
- a CDS encoding flavin reductase family protein, whose protein sequence is MTVDPQNFRSTMSMWASGVAVVTTSDGTVRAGLTVSAFTSLSLSPTLILVCIDRQSSSLEVIQRTGVFAVNILAEDQAEISQRFASRRVQDKFATEQWHREATSAPILDGALAWLDCELCSCYDGGDHLILIGQVLATGTRTVDSGPLLYYRGGYQQFEKVRLAYQV